The window TCCCGCGCGCCACGGCTTTCGTGATTTCTTCTGCCGTGAACCAGGGCCGGAGAAAACTGTCCGGCTCGGGAAACCGGCAGCAGACGTCACAACTCAGACAGGTCCGACTGGGCACGATCTGCGGCCACAGGGCTGTATGCTTGGTCCCCATGGCCGCATTGTACCGCAGCCACCGCGCACTGCGTCAGAACCTTTTTGCAGGAATAACCTGGTTGGCTTGAACCACTTCAATATAAATCTGTCTATCATGGGTAGGCATGCGCCCTAATTCTCTCGACGGCTCCAAGCAATTGTCCTCTCGCCTGGCCAACATCGTCGTGGTCACCGAGCGCTTTCATGCTGAAGCCTAGCGCAAGGGCCACGCGCCCTTGGCCGAGGACTGAGAGGAGAGCACTCAATAGCACAGTGCCCGGTCCGTATACTGCCGTTTCAGTATCTGGCGCCGGGGGTCAGCCCCTGACCGACCCTAATCCGTCCCTTCTTGTTCCGACACAAACCCCCGTGTTACGATTTCTAGTGATTTGCTCCTCTTTGAGAGGAATCTCGGTTGTCATCAGCGGGTGATGTGTCCAACCAGACCGGCCAAGAATCTGCGGTGCAGCGGTGCGTCTCCGTCCGGCAGGCTCTGACCGACGCCGGATTGTTTACCCCGAATGCCGACCCCAGTGCGGCCACGCGCTGGCGGATTTCGCCGACGCCCTTTCCGCTCACGCCTGATCAACTGCGGTTCTTTCAATCGCTCGGCGCGCACCTGCTGGCCTTCTACCGCGCGCTGAATCGTCTCTACTTCGACAGTGTCCACGGCACGCAGCCTGCATGGGTGGCGGCCTATCTCGATCAGGGCAAACCGGAGTCGCTCGTGACTTACAGCCGGCTTGACCGGTTCCGCGACGCGCTGCCTGCCGTGATTCGACCCGATATTCTTCCAACCGAGACCGGTATGGCCATGACCGAGCTGGACTCAGTCCCTGGGGGCATCGGACTGACCGCCTGCATGGCACAAGCGTATGGAAAGGCCACAGGACGCGAGCCGCGAGCCGCGAGACCTGAGACCGGGGCCGGAAGTGCTGAGGTTCTGGGCTCGTACCTCATGCCACCCGCCGATATTGTCGGTGGCGCGGACGGCATGATTGACGGCTTCGCCGTGATGCTGCGCGCGCAGATGGGCACACGCACCGGCGGCGTGGCCATCGTCGTCTCCGAGGAAGCGCAGGATTACCGGCCCGAAATGGAATGGATGGCCGCTCGGCTGCGCGAACGTGACCTCGCCGCCTTTTGCGTGGACTCGCACGAAGTGGATTTCACCGAGGAGGGGTTGCGGCTGATGCGCGATCATCGCCCCGTCGCGCTACTCTATCGCTTCTTCGAATTGTTCGATCTGCCCAATGTGCCGAAATCCGAACTGGTCATGTACGCGGTGAAGCAGGGGCGCGTGGCCGTCACGCCGCCCTTCAAGCCGCAGATGGAGGAGAAGCTAGCCTTTGCACTCTTTCACCATCCGGCCCTCACGACCTTCTGGCAGAAGGAGCTGGGCGACGAAACCTTTGGTGTGCTGCTCGACCTCATGCCAAAAACTTGGGTGCTCGACCCACGCCCGCTGCCGCCGGCCGCTGTGATTCCGGGATTGCAATTGGGCGGGCGAGCCATCGCCGACTGGCGCGACCTGGGCCACGCGACGCAGAAGGGCCGCCGCTACGTGATTAAGCCATCAGGGTTTTCTCCGCTCGCGTGGGGCAGCCGCGGCGTCTCCGTCGGCCACGACCTGCCGCAGTCGGAGTGGGCAGCAGTGATTGACCAGGCCTTGGCTGGCTTCCAGACCACGCCTTACATTCTTCAGGAATTTCACAAGGGGCGACAGTTTGACCTTTCCTATTATAATGAAGCCGGCGGCGAAATCGCCCCGATGGCCGGGCGAGCGCGCCTGTCCCCCTATTATTTTGTCGCAGGTGATCGGGCCGAACTGGCCGGCATCCTCGCAACTGTCTGCACGCCGGAAAAAAAGTTGATTCACGGGATGAAAGACGCGATCATGGCACCATGCGCCGTGGTCCATACGGAGGAGTGAGATGGCCCTGACCTTCTACCGCGTCCACTGGTGCCCAGACTGCATTGCTGTTAAGGGCAAGCTCGACGAGCTGAAGATTTCCTACGAAGAAGTCGTCGTGCCGGACGTCCGCATATTCCGCAAACAAGTCCATGCCGTCTCCGGACAATATTATGTCCCGGTCATCAAGGACGGCGACCTCGTGTTGACGGAAACGGCAGACATCCTGACATATCTGGACGAACGCTACAGCGCCAAGGGAACCGGCGCCGCGTCGAAGTTTCAATCGCAGGCCCGCACAATCCCGGAAGCAGCAGGCGAGGACGACACGCACCCCTCTTGTCGGATTAAATAAATGGAAGACTGGAAGCATATTCTCGCAAAGAGCGTGGTGAAGCCCAAGGATCTCGCCGCACGGCTCGGCGTGGACGAGAAGGAGGTCGCGGACATCGTCGGTCCCTATCCGATGCGCATCACGCCGACCGTCCTCGCAACAATTAAACATAGGGGCGACGCGATCTGGAAACAGGTTGTGCCCGACCGGGCTGAGATGAATGATTTCGACGCGCCGGACGATCCGCTTGAAGAAGACCTCATGAGCCCGGTGCCGCATCTCGTGCACCGGTACCCTGACCGTGCGCTACTGATGGTCACAAACCAGTGCCCGATCTACTGCCGCTTCTGCACGCGCAAGCGCCTCGTTGGCAAGCCGGGTTTCATCAAAAAAGGCGATCTCGACAAGGCCGTCGCCTACCTGCGCGAGCACACGGAAGTGCGCGACGTGATTCTTTCGGGCGGCGATCCGCTGTTGTTGCCCGACCACTTGCTTGAAAAGGTCTTGAAGGCACTGCGCTCGATCCCGCATTTGGAGATCATCCGCATCGGCTCCCGCGTCCCCGGCACGCTGCCCGAGCGCATCACGCCGAAGCTCTGCGAGATCGTAAAGAAATATCACCCCATTTACATGAACCTGCATTTCAATCATCCCGACGAATTGACGCTGGACGTCACCGCGGCCTGCGGCCGGCTGGCGGACGCCGGCGTGCCGCTGGGGGCGCAGACCGTGCTCCTAAAAGGCGTGAACGACGACCCGGAGATCATGAAGCAGTTGGTGCACAAGCTGTTGCTCGCCCGCGTGAAGCCCTATTACCTCTATCAGGCGGACCTGACCAAGGGCACCAACCACTTCCGCACGACAGTCGAGACGGGCCTGGAGATCATCCGCGCGTTGCAGGGCCATACAAGCGGCATGGCGGTCCCGCACTTCGTCATCGACGCGCCAGGCGGCGGCGGAAAGATTCCACTCCTGCCGGGGGATTATCTTGTGCATATGGACGAGGGCGGCGTCGTGCTCAACAACTACGAGCGGAAGACCTTCCGCTACCCGCAGCCGGGTAACGGCCGCGAACTGCCGATGGTGGGCACGCATGCCCGCTCGTCCGACTGCTACGAGGGCGGCCCGTGAGCGTAAAGCGGCGCGCGGCCAAGCACGGCATCCTCTCTTACCAAACGATCAAGCAGTTGATCGCGAGCGGCGCGATCAAGGGGGACCCGGCGATCCTGGCGCCCCAGATTCAACCGGCTAGCCTCGACCTGCGCGTCGGACGCAAAGCCTACCGCCTGCTCAGCAGTTTCCTGCCCGAGCAAGCCGAGATCAAGGCCAAGCTCGACGTGATGGATTTCTACCAGTCCGATCTCGTCATGTACGAGATGGATCTGACGGGCGGCGCGATTCTGGAGAAAGGCCATGTCTATCTCGTCCCGCTGCTTGAATCTCTGAAACTGCCGCCGACGCTGCGCGCGCGCGCCAATCCGAAAAGCACGACGGGACGGTTAGATGTCTTCACCCGCGTGATCACCGACCTCAACACCGGCTTCGACGAGATCCGGCCCGGCTACCACGGCCCGCTCTATCTGGAAATTGTCCCTCGCTCATTCGCCATCAAGATCAAGACCGGCTACGCGCTGAACCAATTACGCTTGATCCAGGGCCAGGCAGGCGTGTCGGACTCCGCGCTCCGGACGCTGCACCGCTCGACACCGGTGCTGTACCATAACGTCGCCGGGCGCGCCCCGCTCTCGGCGCGCGAGTTGCGCGTCGATCGTGGGCTTTTCCTGCGCGTGGATTTGCGCGGATCGGACGATTCCCGTGAGGACATCGTAGGCTACCGCGCCAAGAAGAACAGTCACGTGATCGATTTGTCGAAAGTCGGCCACTACGCCGCTGCGGATTTCTGGGAGCCGATCAAGCGGCACCGGAACGACAGTTTACTGCTCGAGCCGGAGGAGTTTTACATTCTGGCCTCGAAGGAACGCATCTGCGTACCGGCAAACTACGCCGCCGAAATGGTTGCCTACGAAGCGGCTTGCGGCGAGTTGCGAACACACTACGCCGGGTTCTTCGACCCCGGCTTCGGCCACGGCCGCGGAGAAATCCACGGCACGCAGGCCGTCTTGGAGGTCCGCCCGCACGATGTGCCGTTCCTCATCCACGATGGGCAGACCTTCTTCAAGGTCGTCTACGAAAAGATGGCGACAGTGCCGACCGAATTGTACGGCGCGAGTCTCGGCTCCTCCTACCAGCGTCAGGGCCTCACGTTGAGTAAACACTTCAAGCCATGAGCGGGCAACGAACAGCTAATGACTGATAGCCAGATGCACATCCTCGCGCATCGTCTGTATACGCCATTGCGTCTGAGCTATTGGCAATCAACTACTTGCAATTCGCTATTGGAGTAACCATGCCCACCGATCTGCCCGAACGCTCCGCCACGCCGTCGCCCGCTCCCTCGGATGGGCCGCAGCCGCACGACCACGAGCCACACACCTATGTGCCAGGTATGATCATCGGCTCGGCGCTAGTGTTCCTGGGCTTTCTCACAATCTTTTTGTCACTCAGCGGCGGATTCGAAATCGACTACAAGCCGCTCGTGCTGTATTTTTCCGGCTTGGCCATCTGGGCATATTCTGCTATCGCCAATCTGACGATCCGCTACACGGTCGTGATTGTCGTCGTGACGCTTGCCCTGGCGATCGCCCACTACGGCGAGGTGCACTTCTGGCACAAGCAGGTGATCTTTTGGGCAACGGTCCTGATGGTCGTCTACTTTATGCTCACCAGTGCCGCGCCAGGTAAACGCAACTAGTTGCTGTGATCCGTCATTCGCTGAAGAGTTTATACGATTGACGAATACCGCCCCTGCCGTGAAGATCGCGGTTATCATTCCGACGCTCAACGAGGAGCAGGCCCTGCCAGCCACGCTCACGCATGCCGCGCGGCTTGGGTTCGACGAGGTGCTCGTCGTCGACGGCGGCAGCAACGATCGCACCCTGGAAATCGTTCGATCATTTGGGTCCGCCTCTCGAGGCGAGAGGCGGGAGGGTCGTGGATCAAGTTTTTCCTCTAGCCCCGTACCTCTCGCCATGTGCCCGCGGCTGCTTGCCGCAGCCGCCGGCCGCGCGAAACAGATGAACACTGGCGCGGCCCATACGGCTGCCGACGCGCTGGTCTTTCTCCACGCTGATACACAGTTGCCACCAAACGCCTGGGAGGCCATTAAAGCGGCGCTGGCTGAACCGGCCTGCGTGGGCGGCCGGTTCGACTTGCGGTTCGAACGTGACGCCGGCTGGGCCTGGCTGATCGCGCGGCTTATCAGCCTGCGCTCGCGCCTCAGCGGCATCGCCACTGGCGATCAGGCGTTGTTTGTCCGACGATCCATTTTCGACCAACTCGGCGGCTTTGCCGACATACCACTTATGGAAGATGTGGACTTCACTCGCCGGTTGAAACGCCTGGGCCGCACGGCAGCGTTGCGTGAGACCGTGACAACCTCCTTCCGTCGCTGGGAACAGTGCGGGGCGCTACGAACAATTTGCTTGATGTGGGCCCTCCGGTTTCTGTATTGGATAGGCATTCATCCCGACCGACTTCATCGTTTTTATATCGCCATCCGGTAACCGCACCGTTCCGACGTAAAGGAAGGCCATGGGCTCCCGTCCGCATCAACACCACGCCCGCCACGGGGCTGCGCCTCCGCGCCAGCCGGCTGACACGGTCCTGTTTATTTTTGCCAAGGCGCCGGTTCCCGGCCAGGTCAAGACACGCCTCTGCCCGCCCCTGACCCCTGATGAAGCCGCCAGCCTTCACGGCAGCATCGTGCTGGACATGCTGGAGCGTAGCCGGGGCGCGGCGAACATCGACCGCGTCGTCGCCTGTGCGCCATCTTCTGACCACGTGTTTTTCAAGATTCTGGAGGAGCGCTACGGTGTCGGGCTGCTCACACAAACCG of the Nitrospira sp. genome contains:
- a CDS encoding glutaredoxin, with protein sequence MALTFYRVHWCPDCIAVKGKLDELKISYEEVVVPDVRIFRKQVHAVSGQYYVPVIKDGDLVLTETADILTYLDERYSAKGTGAASKFQSQARTIPEAAGEDDTHPSCRIK
- a CDS encoding KamA family radical SAM protein produces the protein MEDWKHILAKSVVKPKDLAARLGVDEKEVADIVGPYPMRITPTVLATIKHRGDAIWKQVVPDRAEMNDFDAPDDPLEEDLMSPVPHLVHRYPDRALLMVTNQCPIYCRFCTRKRLVGKPGFIKKGDLDKAVAYLREHTEVRDVILSGGDPLLLPDHLLEKVLKALRSIPHLEIIRIGSRVPGTLPERITPKLCEIVKKYHPIYMNLHFNHPDELTLDVTAACGRLADAGVPLGAQTVLLKGVNDDPEIMKQLVHKLLLARVKPYYLYQADLTKGTNHFRTTVETGLEIIRALQGHTSGMAVPHFVIDAPGGGGKIPLLPGDYLVHMDEGGVVLNNYERKTFRYPQPGNGRELPMVGTHARSSDCYEGGP
- a CDS encoding 2'-deoxycytidine 5'-triphosphate deaminase, whose amino-acid sequence is MSVKRRAAKHGILSYQTIKQLIASGAIKGDPAILAPQIQPASLDLRVGRKAYRLLSSFLPEQAEIKAKLDVMDFYQSDLVMYEMDLTGGAILEKGHVYLVPLLESLKLPPTLRARANPKSTTGRLDVFTRVITDLNTGFDEIRPGYHGPLYLEIVPRSFAIKIKTGYALNQLRLIQGQAGVSDSALRTLHRSTPVLYHNVAGRAPLSARELRVDRGLFLRVDLRGSDDSREDIVGYRAKKNSHVIDLSKVGHYAAADFWEPIKRHRNDSLLLEPEEFYILASKERICVPANYAAEMVAYEAACGELRTHYAGFFDPGFGHGRGEIHGTQAVLEVRPHDVPFLIHDGQTFFKVVYEKMATVPTELYGASLGSSYQRQGLTLSKHFKP
- a CDS encoding glycosyltransferase — encoded protein: MKIAVIIPTLNEEQALPATLTHAARLGFDEVLVVDGGSNDRTLEIVRSFGSASRGERREGRGSSFSSSPVPLAMCPRLLAAAAGRAKQMNTGAAHTAADALVFLHADTQLPPNAWEAIKAALAEPACVGGRFDLRFERDAGWAWLIARLISLRSRLSGIATGDQALFVRRSIFDQLGGFADIPLMEDVDFTRRLKRLGRTAALRETVTTSFRRWEQCGALRTICLMWALRFLYWIGIHPDRLHRFYIAIR